A genomic segment from Plasmodium sp. gorilla clade G2 genome assembly, chromosome: 3 encodes:
- a CDS encoding elongation factor 1 (EF-1), putative, whose protein sequence is MANTYDELYVPLSYYILQNEGGNTSNVDQVNNKKPKKKEVINKSSLIIDIKPYGENTDLDEVLNLVKNITMEGLTWGKAHKKTPFAFGLFKLQVSCVIVDDLVNTDELIETIENLGLDNEQLQKKKQMDDDEENFDEEDEIEGLVQSAEIISFNKL, encoded by the exons atggcaAATACTTATGATGAATTATATGTACCTTTAAGTTATTATATTCTACAAAATGAGGGAGGAAATACCAGTAATGTCGATCAagttaataataagaaaccaaaaaagaaggaagttattaataa GTCATCCCTAATTATTGATATAAAACCCTATGGTGAAAATACAGATCTTGATGAGGTGTTAAAtcttgtaaaaaatataacaatggAAGGATTAACATGGGGAAAAGCTCATAAGAAAACACCCTTTGCCTTTGGACTTTTCAAATTACaa GTATCTTGTGTTATAGTAGACGATTTAGTTAATACGGATGAACTTATAGAAACCATTGAAAACCTTGGATTAGATAATGAACAATTACAGAAGAAGAAACAAATGGATGACGATGAGGAAAATTTcgatgaagaagatgaaatTGAAGGATTAGTTCAATCTGCTGAAATCATATCCTTTAAtaaattgtaa
- a CDS encoding RNA-binding protein, putative → MGLFDKIRNIEKLNEAELKNIGNNDSSWHDQYRDSSYIYIGNLDNRLTEGDIVIVFSQYGEPIDVNLVRDNETGKSKGYCFLSYADQRSTILAVDNFNGYKLLERPLVVDHILNYRLPKKYLKDEDKNEYKPTGAEGQGIGVYNVVESEIKLSKIFDKIKNKSNEEKKKKLLDEDELWALNFEKSIKKDIISPIGHDEKSRHNEGMKEEEEDYDDDDSVDIKYKRHKEERKSLTTKKYDKKEKHKKKSDHKDKHRRRESHSRHREKDINKKSHKRRHKHRHTYDKYSSKSRSYNTSSSTDR, encoded by the exons ATGGGattatttgataaaataaGGAATATTGAAAAGTTAAATGAAgcagaattaaaaaatattggaAATAATGATAGTTCTTGGCACGATCAATATAGAGATTCGAGTTACATTTATATAG gaaACTTAGATAATAGATTAACAGAAGGAGATATTGTTATAGTTTTTTCTCAGTATGGGGAACCAATAGATGTTAATTTAGTGCGTGATAACGAAACAG GAAAATCAAAGGGATATTGTTTTTTATCTTATGCTGACCAGAGAAGTACTATTTTGGCTGTAGATAATTTCAATGGTTATAAACTTTTAGAAAGACCACTTGTAGTtgatcatatattaaattataggTTGCccaaaaaatatttgaaggACGAG GATAAAAACGAATACAAACCAACCGGTGCCGAAGGACAAGGTATAGGTGTTTATAACGTAGTTGAAAGTGAGataaaattatcaaaaatttttgataaaataaagaataaatcaaatgaagagaagaaaaagaaattattagaTGAAGATGAATTATGGGCAttaaattttgaaaaatcCATAAAAAAGGATATTATTAGTCCTATAGGACATGATGAAAAATCACGACATAATGAAGGAatgaaagaagaagaagaagattatgatgatgatgattctgttgatattaaatataagagACATAAAGAGGAAAGAAAATCCTTGAccacaaaaaaatatgataagaaAGAGAAgcataaaaaaaagagtGATCATAAAGATAAACATAGGAGAAGAGAAAGTCATTCAAGACATAgggaaaaagatataaataaaaaatcgcATAAACGTAGGCATAAGCATAGGCATACTTATGATAAGTATAGTAGTAAGAGCAGAAGTTATAATACTTCATCAAGTACTGACAGATGA